In Hemitrygon akajei chromosome 9, sHemAka1.3, whole genome shotgun sequence, the following are encoded in one genomic region:
- the LOC140732713 gene encoding immunoglobulin lambda-1 light chain-like, whose product MSCWVRVVSTLVFTAIYINAEVVVNQPPSKSTSPGQNVQIPCTLSGTSLGSSSVIWYQQIPGKVPRYLFGYYSGSSIYRGSGVPNRFGGSISGNTATLTISSIQSEDAADYYCAVWKDALIFGKGTRLAVGNPRAPAVSVLRPSAQEITGKGTATLVCLVSRFNPGAVDIEWTLDGRARRDGVETSPVQQETDNTFSVSSYLTLPVSEWNSHERYSCVVTHESQVNPFEETIARSSCI is encoded by the exons ATGTCTTGCTGGGTTCGTGTGGTCAGTACGCTGGTGTTCACTGCAATTT ATATCAACGCGGAAGTTGTAGTGAATCAACCACCTTCGAAATCCACATCTCCGGGGCAGAACGTCCAAATACCCTGCACCTTGTCTGGAACCTCTTTAGGAAGTAGCAGTGTTATCTGGTACCAGCAGATTCCCGGAAAAGTTCCTCGGTATCTGTTCGGGTATTATTCGGGGAGCAGCATTTACCGAGGCTCCGGGGTTCCGAACCGTTTCGGCGGCTCAATATCCGGCAACACTGCAACATTGACAATATCGAGCATCCAGTCGGAAGATGCGGCAGACTATTACTGTGCTGTCTGGAAAGATGCTTTAATCTTCGGCAAAGGAACGAGGCTGGCAGTTGGCA ATCCTCGGGCTCCCGCCGTCTCCGTCCTCCGGCCTTCAGCGCAAGAAATCACCGGAAAAGGCACAGCGACACTGGTGTGTTTGGTGAGCCGTTTTAATCCGGGCGCAGTGGACATTGAATGGACCCTAGACGGTCGTGCGAGAAGGGATGGCGTTGAGACGAGCCCTGTCCAGCAGGAGACGGACAACACGTTCAGTGTGAGCAGTTACCTGACTCTGCCAGTCTCAGAATGGAACTCACACGAGCGTTACTCCTGCGTGGTTACACACGAAAGTCAAGTAAACCCCTTTGAAGAAACGATCGCGAGATCCAGCTGTATCTAA